A window of the Butyricimonas virosa genome harbors these coding sequences:
- a CDS encoding acyltransferase: MIDRLKTIIKGNDHIRKLILWSITPTTNPRPRFWIKCFINPFIHQKGKGAIIRRRSSRIDVFPWNQFIVGKNSLIEDFTTINNGAGHVIIGNNARVGIGSVIIGPVRLGDKVGLGQHVFISGFNHGYEDGERDSNEQPLVKKEIIIEDESHIGANAVIVAGVHIGKRCQIGAGSVVTKNIPDYSVAVGNPAKIIKQYNFQKRVWENTNNKTMNQ; encoded by the coding sequence ATGATTGATAGACTTAAAACAATAATAAAAGGAAACGACCACATTAGAAAACTCATCCTGTGGTCAATCACACCTACCACTAATCCTCGTCCCCGCTTTTGGATCAAATGTTTTATAAACCCTTTTATACACCAAAAAGGGAAAGGAGCAATCATTCGAAGAAGAAGCTCACGCATTGATGTATTTCCATGGAATCAGTTTATTGTAGGTAAAAATAGTCTTATCGAAGACTTCACAACCATAAACAATGGAGCCGGGCATGTCATTATCGGGAATAACGCCCGTGTCGGAATTGGTTCTGTCATTATAGGTCCTGTACGTCTGGGAGATAAAGTCGGATTAGGTCAACATGTTTTTATTTCAGGTTTCAACCATGGGTATGAAGATGGGGAGCGAGATTCTAATGAACAGCCACTAGTAAAAAAAGAGATTATTATCGAAGATGAATCTCATATCGGAGCTAACGCTGTCATTGTTGCAGGAGTTCACATCGGTAAAAGATGCCAAATTGGTGCAGGAAGCGTTGTTACCAAAAATATTCCCGATTATTCTGTTGCTGTAGGCAACCCAGCCAAGATTATCAAACAATACAATTTTCAGAAAAGAGTATGGGAAAATACAAATAATAAAACAATGAACCAATGA
- a CDS encoding class I SAM-dependent methyltransferase produces MRTRTPKDRWDLSIHKHDRVLEIGSGHNPLYRSNVIVDKYVDNNAHRCGDIKIFPHQYFVHADGEHLPFKDKEFDYVICNQVLEHVDNPKLFIQEICRVSRRGYIETPSLIGEFLFPKESHQWVILDINDKLVLYKKELMPGNYINNYGELFLNYLPYQSLPYKILKLTEGNLMINRYEWKDEINIIVNPQDDYYLPFFTQKWDRNMVEKLFPPRSVYHELKATCDAISHIIKIKLLESLHKNRKLQTLEEHLQPNNTPPQRNLRSTHENNKIQ; encoded by the coding sequence ATGAGAACTCGTACACCCAAAGACAGATGGGACCTGTCCATCCACAAACATGATCGGGTATTAGAAATCGGTTCTGGGCATAATCCCCTCTATCGTTCTAATGTTATTGTTGATAAATATGTAGATAATAATGCTCACCGATGCGGAGATATAAAAATTTTCCCTCATCAATATTTTGTACATGCAGATGGAGAACACCTACCCTTCAAAGACAAAGAATTTGACTACGTGATCTGTAATCAGGTTTTGGAGCATGTAGACAACCCTAAACTATTTATTCAAGAGATTTGCAGAGTCAGTCGACGCGGATACATTGAAACTCCCAGTCTCATAGGAGAATTTCTATTCCCGAAAGAATCACATCAATGGGTCATTCTTGACATCAATGATAAACTAGTTTTATATAAAAAAGAACTCATGCCCGGAAATTATATAAATAATTATGGAGAACTATTTCTTAATTACTTACCCTATCAATCATTACCATATAAAATACTAAAACTAACAGAAGGGAATCTGATGATTAATCGCTACGAATGGAAAGATGAAATCAATATTATCGTGAATCCTCAAGATGATTATTATCTTCCATTTTTCACACAAAAATGGGATCGAAATATGGTTGAAAAGTTATTTCCGCCTCGCAGTGTTTATCATGAACTAAAAGCGACGTGTGATGCTATAAGCCACATCATAAAGATAAAATTACTCGAATCATTACACAAAAACAGGAAACTTCAAACATTGGAAGAGCATTTACAACCGAACAACACTCCTCCACAAAGGAATTTGAGAAGTACACACGAAAACAACAAAATACAATGA
- a CDS encoding glycosyltransferase family 2 protein: protein MNQQPDISIITINYNGLEETCQLIESLQQYPQDCSYEFIVVDNGSIQNEALLLQKKYPEVHVIRSEQNVGFSGGNNLGIQTAKGKGIFLLNNDTLVTANDLKYLYERLYSSSVIGAVSPKIKFAFPPQHIQFSGFTPLSKYTLRNRTIGYNETDEGQFDIPQETSYLHGAAMMVKREVVEQVGRMPEIYFLYYEEMDWCTQMSRQGYQLWYEPRCTIYHKESRSTGKDSPLKTYYLTRNRLLYAWRNRQGRTLYISILYQLLMANPKNIMMHLLHGRLLQAKAIFDGSKDFFLLKHKRENI from the coding sequence ATGAACCAACAACCTGATATATCCATTATTACTATTAATTATAACGGTTTGGAAGAAACCTGCCAACTAATAGAATCTCTACAACAATACCCACAAGATTGCTCGTACGAGTTTATTGTTGTCGATAATGGTTCTATTCAGAATGAAGCGTTACTTCTTCAAAAAAAATATCCGGAAGTTCACGTCATTCGCAGTGAACAAAATGTAGGTTTTTCGGGAGGAAATAATTTGGGGATTCAGACTGCCAAAGGAAAAGGGATATTCTTGCTAAATAATGATACATTGGTCACGGCCAACGATCTAAAGTATCTATACGAAAGATTGTATAGCTCCTCGGTAATAGGTGCCGTAAGTCCAAAAATCAAGTTTGCTTTTCCACCCCAGCACATACAATTCTCTGGATTCACTCCTTTAAGCAAATACACGTTACGTAATCGGACTATTGGGTATAACGAAACGGATGAAGGACAATTCGACATACCACAAGAAACGAGTTATTTACATGGAGCCGCCATGATGGTAAAACGAGAAGTAGTCGAACAAGTCGGGAGGATGCCGGAAATCTATTTCCTCTATTACGAAGAAATGGACTGGTGTACACAAATGTCAAGACAAGGATATCAGTTATGGTACGAACCTCGTTGCACCATATACCACAAAGAAAGTCGCAGTACCGGTAAAGATTCTCCTTTAAAAACATATTACCTCACCCGGAATCGCTTGTTATATGCATGGCGCAATCGACAAGGAAGGACACTCTATATATCTATACTATATCAGCTTTTAATGGCCAATCCTAAAAATATAATGATGCATCTACTACACGGCAGATTATTGCAAGCAAAGGCCATTTTTGACGGGAGTAAGGATTTTTTTCTATTAAAACATAAAAGAGAAAATATATGA
- a CDS encoding glycosyltransferase, with amino-acid sequence MNIQEVLYIFEYICWILASIAVAYPLIYSLASLGTRKSYYPTANKQHKFAILFPAYKEDRVILPVVESFLQQHYPQELYKVIIISDHMQETTNERLAQLPITLLKANYENSSKAKALNFAMDHFGRDEFDAVVILDADNIVDTNFLLEINKVFDAGVQAIQAHRTAKNRNTDIAVLDGLSEEVNNSIFRRGHVRLGISSALIGSGMIFNYQWFHDNVKHLVTTGEDKELEVLLLKQRIFIEFLDEVYVYDEKTQGEKGFYNQRRRWLATQFAQWGRVFKDLPRAILSGNIDYSDKLIQWMLPPRLILFGGIIVMGSIMQIIDWPLALKWWALFLIMGVTLCLAIPDKLVDDRFKKSINKLPLLFIMMVVNLFRMKGMNKKFVNTEKNGSSTL; translated from the coding sequence ATGAATATTCAAGAAGTATTATACATATTCGAGTATATTTGTTGGATTCTTGCAAGTATTGCCGTTGCATACCCACTAATTTATTCTCTTGCCTCCCTAGGAACAAGAAAATCATATTACCCGACAGCCAATAAACAACATAAATTCGCCATCCTGTTCCCCGCTTATAAAGAGGATAGGGTTATCCTTCCGGTCGTGGAGTCTTTCCTACAACAACACTATCCACAAGAGCTGTACAAAGTAATTATCATCTCGGATCACATGCAGGAAACCACGAACGAACGGTTGGCTCAACTCCCAATCACGCTACTCAAAGCAAACTATGAAAATAGTTCGAAAGCGAAAGCCCTGAATTTCGCCATGGACCACTTCGGACGGGATGAATTTGATGCTGTTGTTATTCTGGATGCCGATAATATTGTTGATACAAATTTTTTATTAGAAATTAATAAAGTCTTTGATGCCGGAGTGCAGGCTATCCAAGCACACCGGACGGCAAAGAATCGGAACACGGACATTGCGGTTCTTGATGGTCTTAGTGAAGAAGTTAACAACTCCATTTTCCGACGTGGACATGTAAGACTAGGCATATCCTCCGCCCTGATAGGTTCGGGAATGATATTCAACTATCAATGGTTCCATGACAACGTAAAACACCTCGTCACCACAGGGGAAGATAAAGAATTAGAAGTTTTATTACTCAAACAGAGAATATTTATTGAATTTCTGGACGAAGTGTACGTATACGATGAAAAGACACAAGGAGAAAAAGGATTTTACAACCAACGCCGCCGTTGGTTGGCAACACAATTCGCTCAATGGGGACGAGTCTTCAAGGATCTTCCCCGAGCAATCTTGTCCGGGAATATTGATTACAGTGATAAACTGATCCAATGGATGTTACCACCTCGTCTTATCCTATTCGGAGGAATCATCGTGATGGGAAGTATCATGCAAATCATTGATTGGCCGCTTGCCTTGAAATGGTGGGCTTTATTTCTTATCATGGGAGTCACGTTGTGTCTCGCCATACCGGACAAACTAGTGGATGATCGGTTCAAAAAATCAATCAACAAACTACCCTTGTTATTTATCATGATGGTAGTCAATTTATTCCGGATGAAGGGAATGAACAAAAAGTTCGTGAACACGGAAAAGAATGGTTCCTCAACTTTATAA
- a CDS encoding flagellar motor protein MotB, whose amino-acid sequence MKIFKSLKEENQWMSISDLMSVLMMIFLFISIVYIRSVNLEKNKITSIARTYETTQVEITNDLKKEFTKNLQIWNAVFDSLALSIRFENPEILFKVGSAELNDHFKSILDSFFPRFIQILTDPKYKDDIEEIRIEGHTSSEWTGESSPYQAYFNNMELSQDRTRKVLEYVLSQIKDERLLHWTKSKLTANGLSSSHLIYNPNQTENKKRSRRVEFKIKTNAEQQIIRILEQSKE is encoded by the coding sequence ATGAAAATATTCAAATCATTGAAAGAAGAAAACCAATGGATGTCAATTTCAGACTTGATGTCTGTACTTATGATGATCTTTCTTTTCATTTCTATCGTGTATATTAGAAGTGTGAATCTCGAAAAAAATAAAATAACTTCTATCGCCCGAACCTATGAAACCACACAGGTTGAAATCACGAACGATTTAAAAAAGGAGTTTACGAAGAATCTGCAAATCTGGAATGCCGTATTCGATTCCTTAGCGCTTTCTATCCGTTTTGAGAATCCCGAAATCCTATTTAAGGTCGGAAGTGCCGAGTTAAACGATCATTTCAAAAGCATACTGGATAGCTTCTTTCCTCGGTTCATACAGATTCTAACCGATCCCAAGTACAAGGACGATATTGAAGAGATTCGTATAGAAGGACACACGTCCAGCGAATGGACTGGAGAATCCTCTCCTTATCAAGCTTATTTCAACAACATGGAACTTTCACAGGACAGGACTCGCAAGGTTTTAGAGTATGTTCTTTCACAGATAAAAGATGAACGACTACTCCACTGGACTAAAAGTAAACTTACCGCCAACGGTTTATCTTCCAGTCATCTAATCTATAATCCGAATCAAACGGAAAACAAAAAACGTTCCCGACGGGTTGAATTCAAAATAAAAACAAATGCAGAACAACAAATCATTAGAATTTTAGAACAAAGTAAGGAGTAA
- a CDS encoding glycosyltransferase translates to MKALFLTFHGFHATNGISKKIHYQVRALEANGVETHLCYLSETQGIKYRMLDQEILADYGGGIKGKLYKRFEFNSVFRYIIKNQIDLVYIRSDHNANPFTIRLVRKIKKAGIHVVMEIPTYPYDQEYVLSKRKIQLLIDKCFRQQLAKHLDQIITFSNYKTIFGTSTLQISNGIDFNDIPVKQEANDTSQKIHLIGVAEIHYWHGFDRLLKGLANYYIHSPQYKVYFHIIGDFFNPGEREEYMSIIKENHLNPYVILHGRQAGQMLDLLFELCDFGIGSLGRHRSGITNIKTLKNREYAARGIPFIYSEIDEDFENMPYIMKIPANEEAVDIKQILNFYNQLHITPLEIRNSIRHLSWNNQMKKVLDEMQKKDKINLNNNNIANFATLYTNKFIPNKEKWPH, encoded by the coding sequence ATGAAAGCACTATTTCTCACATTCCATGGCTTTCATGCCACCAATGGAATTAGCAAAAAGATCCACTATCAAGTACGAGCACTCGAAGCTAACGGGGTGGAAACTCACCTTTGTTACTTATCGGAAACACAAGGGATAAAATACCGTATGTTGGATCAAGAGATTTTAGCAGATTATGGAGGAGGAATAAAAGGAAAGCTATACAAACGCTTTGAATTCAATTCGGTCTTCCGCTACATTATTAAAAACCAAATTGATCTGGTATATATTCGCTCTGACCACAATGCCAATCCATTTACGATTAGGCTAGTGCGTAAAATAAAAAAAGCCGGAATCCACGTGGTTATGGAAATTCCCACGTATCCGTACGACCAAGAATACGTTTTATCCAAAAGGAAAATACAACTACTTATCGACAAATGTTTTAGGCAACAACTTGCTAAACATCTGGATCAAATCATCACCTTTTCCAATTACAAAACGATATTCGGAACCTCAACACTTCAAATCTCTAACGGAATTGATTTCAATGACATTCCCGTAAAACAAGAAGCAAACGACACTTCACAAAAAATTCATTTAATCGGGGTCGCCGAGATACACTATTGGCACGGGTTTGACCGCTTGTTAAAAGGCCTTGCCAATTACTACATTCATTCTCCCCAATACAAAGTGTATTTCCATATTATTGGAGATTTTTTTAACCCAGGAGAGCGTGAAGAATATATGTCTATCATCAAAGAGAATCACCTAAATCCCTATGTTATCCTACATGGACGACAAGCTGGACAAATGCTTGACCTTCTTTTTGAGCTATGCGATTTTGGGATCGGCAGCTTAGGACGCCATCGTAGTGGGATCACAAATATTAAAACGCTTAAAAACAGAGAATATGCAGCTAGAGGTATTCCTTTCATCTATTCAGAAATAGACGAAGATTTTGAAAATATGCCTTATATCATGAAAATCCCGGCAAACGAGGAAGCCGTGGATATAAAGCAAATACTCAATTTTTACAATCAATTACATATCACGCCTTTAGAAATAAGAAATTCGATTCGACATCTTTCATGGAATAACCAAATGAAAAAGGTACTTGATGAGATGCAGAAAAAAGACAAAATAAATCTAAATAACAACAATATTGCTAACTTTGCCACATTATATACTAATAAATTTATCCCTAATAAAGAGAAATGGCCGCACTAA
- a CDS encoding O-antigen ligase family protein, with the protein MIKNGSSYITAIAFFIGLSAIYLLTLKGGIIPALLFACLPAIAMVTAKFCQKQYYFYVFFVINYVITGIDRYIPLKFGMIMLGLTLGIGCLLLLKNIFQVYEWRRGFNALTALWGIWFFYCLFELFNPLAVADAWFIAINGYALFPLISAIIIPVLFTQFKHFHWLLVLWAILSILAALKGYWQKSHGFDSAELYWLFVEGGARTHIIHYGVRYFSFLSDAANFGITMGLSLVVFGISGFFVKTRWIKYLFWLTALTSTYGLLISGTRSAIAVPLVGLCAYAVLCRSFKNLFIAGGILIVIILFLTQTNIGNSNSIIRRMRSAFNKEDASFKVRGINKEKMIPLMRDKPFGVGLGLSGGRMERFAINSKLSELPPDSLLTMYWLETGIVGLSLYLSLLVLIFTRASYIAMFIIKDKQLKNILFSIIAGLAGVFVAAYANDITTYPNGILICILFVFLFIAPYYDKELTQNEPTT; encoded by the coding sequence ATGATTAAAAATGGCTCGTCCTATATTACAGCGATCGCATTTTTCATCGGTCTGAGTGCTATATACCTATTAACACTAAAAGGAGGAATTATCCCGGCCCTCCTTTTTGCCTGTTTACCGGCAATAGCCATGGTTACAGCCAAATTTTGCCAGAAACAGTATTACTTTTACGTCTTTTTTGTCATAAACTACGTCATCACTGGAATTGACCGATATATTCCATTGAAATTCGGAATGATTATGCTCGGTTTAACTTTAGGGATCGGATGTCTTCTTCTTTTAAAAAACATCTTCCAAGTATATGAATGGAGACGTGGCTTTAATGCGCTAACCGCTTTATGGGGTATATGGTTCTTTTATTGTTTATTTGAACTTTTCAACCCGTTAGCGGTGGCTGACGCATGGTTTATCGCCATAAATGGATATGCTCTTTTCCCGTTGATAAGTGCTATAATTATACCCGTCCTCTTTACTCAATTCAAACATTTTCATTGGCTATTAGTCCTGTGGGCTATCTTATCCATATTGGCAGCCTTAAAAGGATATTGGCAAAAAAGTCATGGATTTGACTCTGCCGAGTTATACTGGTTGTTTGTAGAAGGTGGAGCAAGAACCCATATTATCCATTACGGAGTCCGTTACTTTTCCTTCCTATCGGATGCGGCAAACTTTGGAATCACAATGGGACTTTCTCTAGTCGTATTCGGGATTTCAGGCTTTTTCGTTAAAACACGTTGGATAAAATATCTATTTTGGCTTACTGCCCTTACCTCTACCTACGGATTATTAATCTCCGGAACCCGTAGCGCCATTGCTGTTCCTTTAGTCGGGTTATGCGCATACGCAGTACTATGTCGAAGTTTCAAGAATCTATTCATTGCCGGAGGAATATTAATAGTCATTATCTTATTTCTCACCCAAACCAATATAGGCAATAGTAACTCCATTATCCGCAGGATGCGTTCCGCTTTCAATAAAGAAGATGCCTCTTTTAAAGTCAGAGGGATCAACAAGGAAAAAATGATTCCTCTAATGAGGGATAAGCCTTTCGGGGTCGGATTGGGACTAAGCGGGGGACGCATGGAACGTTTTGCTATAAATAGTAAATTATCCGAATTGCCCCCGGATTCCCTACTTACGATGTATTGGCTGGAGACCGGAATCGTGGGATTATCTCTCTATCTTTCTTTGCTGGTCCTCATTTTTACACGAGCTTCCTATATTGCCATGTTTATCATCAAAGATAAACAATTGAAGAATATTCTATTTTCCATTATAGCTGGTCTGGCTGGTGTATTTGTTGCGGCCTATGCCAATGACATCACGACTTACCCGAACGGTATCCTCATTTGTATTCTATTTGTATTCCTATTCATTGCACCCTATTACGATAAAGAGTTAACACAGAATGAACCAACAACCTGA
- a CDS encoding glycosyltransferase has translation MKPVKVSVIIPVYNTELYVRQTILSILGQTLHDIEIIAVDDGSTDNSLSILSELAEQDHRIKVFAHRNQGVSVARNIGLGQASGEFIYFMDSDDLLEKYTLEICYQKCLDEQLDFVLFDAEAFCEEDSTLRKYRYQRNLQTENKIWTGIELLKIQDDTGNFRTSVCLCFTRLSFLQKNAIRFYPHIIHEDELYTALLYLNATRVKYIQRTFFKRRVRKNSITTRPFSMKNIQGYFTVANELKNYTYSQTEVREIIHNHLSKMLNAAIRNAFKLPAKQRLYIVKCALMDYSKYVNCKTICVLLFKSLLKR, from the coding sequence ATGAAACCAGTTAAAGTAAGCGTAATCATCCCCGTGTATAATACAGAATTATATGTAAGGCAAACGATTCTATCTATACTGGGGCAAACATTACACGATATAGAAATTATTGCCGTCGATGATGGCTCAACGGATAATAGTCTATCCATTCTCTCGGAATTAGCCGAACAAGATCATCGAATAAAAGTATTCGCCCACAGAAATCAAGGAGTTTCTGTAGCCCGGAATATCGGACTTGGGCAAGCATCGGGAGAATTTATTTACTTTATGGATAGTGACGATCTTCTGGAAAAATATACATTAGAAATATGTTATCAAAAATGCCTTGACGAACAGTTAGATTTTGTCCTTTTCGATGCAGAGGCCTTCTGTGAAGAGGATTCTACTCTCAGAAAATATCGATATCAACGCAATCTACAGACTGAGAACAAAATTTGGACTGGAATTGAACTATTAAAAATACAAGATGACACAGGCAATTTTCGAACATCAGTTTGTCTCTGTTTTACCCGTTTAAGTTTCCTACAAAAAAATGCCATTCGATTTTATCCCCACATTATCCATGAAGATGAATTATACACGGCTCTGTTATATTTAAACGCTACACGAGTAAAATATATTCAACGAACTTTTTTCAAAAGACGAGTAAGAAAAAACTCTATCACCACCCGTCCATTTTCAATGAAGAATATCCAAGGATATTTCACCGTGGCAAATGAATTAAAAAACTACACGTATTCACAAACAGAAGTAAGAGAAATCATTCATAATCACTTATCTAAAATGCTCAACGCTGCCATACGAAATGCGTTCAAACTACCTGCAAAACAACGTCTTTACATTGTGAAATGCGCCCTAATGGACTACTCTAAATATGTGAATTGTAAAACAATTTGCGTGTTACTTTTCAAATCTCTACTAAAAAGATAA
- a CDS encoding glycosyltransferase family 4 protein, which yields MKIAIEAQRIFRTNKHGMDFVALETIRELQKLDHIHEYYILVAPGEDHCLEESANFHIIEIKCPTYPLWEQVALPLAIRKIKPEIVHCTSNTAPLFCPARLILTLHDIIFLEKRVHNNKSMYQNMGWYYRRFVVPRILKKCKQIITVSQFECHRIRETLHLPEEQIIAIHNGFSKRFHPLESVYDTTKKYIPAKEYLFFLGNTDPKKNTPRTLKAYSVYVQQSANPLPLLIADLKEEVIHQILKQEGIENIKNMLYSPGYITHSDLPAIYNGARTFLYTSLRESFGIPLLEAMACGTPVITSNTSAIPEIAGDGVILVNPLDVNAIAKELLRLETDVPYRDQQIAYGLERSKQFSWQHTAEQLLKIYESIH from the coding sequence ATGAAAATAGCCATTGAAGCACAACGCATTTTTCGCACGAATAAACACGGGATGGATTTTGTCGCTCTCGAAACAATCCGGGAATTACAAAAGCTAGATCATATTCATGAATATTACATATTGGTTGCCCCCGGAGAAGATCATTGTCTGGAAGAATCAGCCAACTTCCATATTATAGAAATAAAATGCCCGACCTATCCGCTATGGGAACAAGTTGCCTTACCACTAGCCATTCGCAAAATAAAACCGGAGATTGTACATTGCACGAGTAACACAGCTCCATTATTCTGTCCGGCACGACTAATCCTCACATTACATGATATTATATTTTTAGAAAAACGGGTACACAATAATAAGTCCATGTACCAAAACATGGGATGGTACTATCGTCGTTTTGTTGTTCCCCGGATACTGAAAAAGTGTAAACAGATTATTACCGTGTCCCAATTCGAATGTCATCGGATTCGGGAAACATTACATCTGCCGGAAGAACAAATTATCGCCATTCACAATGGTTTCAGTAAACGTTTTCATCCGTTAGAGTCGGTTTATGACACCACGAAAAAATATATCCCTGCCAAAGAATATTTATTTTTTCTGGGAAATACCGATCCTAAAAAAAATACACCACGCACGTTAAAGGCGTATAGTGTATACGTACAACAATCTGCCAACCCATTACCCCTGTTAATTGCAGACTTGAAAGAAGAAGTCATCCATCAAATATTAAAACAAGAGGGTATCGAAAATATTAAAAATATGCTCTATTCTCCGGGCTATATCACCCATTCTGATTTACCCGCCATATATAATGGTGCCCGGACTTTCCTCTACACTTCCCTACGGGAAAGTTTTGGAATTCCTCTTTTGGAAGCCATGGCGTGTGGAACTCCAGTTATTACTTCCAACACCTCTGCCATTCCGGAAATCGCAGGAGACGGGGTGATATTGGTTAATCCGCTAGACGTTAATGCCATCGCCAAGGAATTGCTCAGACTGGAAACAGACGTTCCCTACCGGGATCAACAAATTGCATACGGCTTGGAAAGAAGTAAACAGTTTTCCTGGCAACACACGGCAGAACAATTACTGAAAATATATGAATCTATACACTAA
- a CDS encoding lipopolysaccharide biosynthesis protein, giving the protein MGSIKKELLSGVFYTAIAKYSGILISLIITGVLARLISPDKFGIVAVVTVITFFFSIFSDLGIGAAIIQNKELQQKDLNQLFSFTVWSGCILTLLFFLCSWPISFFYKEPSMRTITQLLAINLFFASANIVPNALLYKAKAFKFLAWRSLGVQITGGIIAILAALGGAGLYALIINPILSSILLFIISYQKYPQTLEMTWGIPSIRKIFKFSAYQFMFNIINYFSRNLDKLLIGKYMGMSPLGYYEKSYRLMMLPLQNITHVITPVIHPIFSDYQHDLNQLASAYEKIIRLLAFIGLPLSVFLWFSAREITLIVFGEQWMPSVSIFQILSISVGIQIIMSTSGSIFQASNDTKSLFLCGLFSSIINVAGICVGLFIFKTLNAIAWCITITFSISFLQCYYQMYYITFRRSIIHLGKQFLSPILLSSIVFLTLFLITPFITPYSLFINLIIKSVVFIGIDLTYIHITKEYNLVKLLKFKA; this is encoded by the coding sequence ATGGGTTCGATTAAAAAAGAGCTACTCTCCGGTGTTTTTTATACAGCCATTGCTAAATATTCGGGTATTCTCATATCATTGATTATTACAGGAGTACTTGCCAGATTAATATCCCCGGATAAATTCGGTATCGTGGCCGTAGTAACGGTTATCACCTTTTTCTTCAGCATATTCAGCGACCTCGGAATAGGAGCGGCTATCATACAAAACAAGGAACTTCAACAAAAAGATCTTAACCAATTATTTTCATTCACGGTATGGAGCGGGTGTATCTTAACACTATTATTTTTCCTTTGCTCATGGCCGATTTCCTTTTTCTACAAAGAACCGAGCATGAGGACGATCACCCAATTATTGGCTATAAACCTTTTCTTCGCATCGGCAAACATTGTCCCGAATGCTCTCTTGTATAAAGCGAAAGCTTTCAAATTTCTCGCATGGAGAAGTCTAGGAGTGCAAATAACCGGCGGAATAATCGCTATTCTGGCAGCTCTTGGTGGGGCAGGACTTTATGCTTTAATTATAAATCCCATTCTTTCCAGTATCCTATTATTTATCATATCTTATCAAAAATATCCTCAAACACTGGAAATGACCTGGGGCATCCCTTCTATCCGGAAAATATTCAAATTCTCAGCTTATCAATTCATGTTCAATATCATCAACTATTTCAGTCGAAATCTCGATAAGCTCCTTATCGGCAAATACATGGGAATGTCACCCTTGGGATATTACGAAAAATCATATCGGCTGATGATGCTTCCTTTACAAAATATCACCCATGTAATCACTCCCGTGATACATCCCATCTTTTCAGACTATCAGCATGATTTAAACCAACTGGCAAGTGCATACGAAAAAATCATCCGTTTACTGGCTTTCATCGGGTTGCCATTATCTGTTTTCCTCTGGTTCTCTGCACGTGAAATCACCTTGATCGTATTCGGAGAACAATGGATGCCCTCTGTATCAATATTTCAAATATTATCTATTTCTGTCGGGATACAAATCATCATGTCTACCTCCGGCTCCATTTTCCAAGCATCCAACGACACAAAGAGCCTATTTTTATGTGGGTTATTCTCATCAATCATCAACGTGGCAGGTATATGCGTCGGATTATTTATTTTCAAAACACTGAATGCCATAGCCTGGTGTATCACGATCACATTTTCAATCAGTTTCCTTCAATGCTATTACCAAATGTATTACATCACCTTTCGTCGTTCTATCATTCATTTAGGGAAACAATTTCTCTCCCCTATCTTACTCAGTAGTATCGTATTTCTAACACTATTTTTAATTACCCCTTTCATAACTCCATATTCGTTATTTATCAATTTGATCATAAAATCAGTTGTCTTTATAGGGATAGATCTAACCTATATTCATATCACAAAAGAATACAATTTGGTGAAACTACTTAAATTCAAAGCATGA